A stretch of the Candidatus Firestonebacteria bacterium RIFOXYD2_FULL_39_29 genome encodes the following:
- a CDS encoding four helix bundle protein, protein MKVNTFEELDIYKRARELTKEIYTLTKYKEFSRDYGLKDQIQRSAVSIMSNIAEGFERKSNIEFMRFLFIAKDSCAEVRAQLTVALDQQYTDNTVYANLYADCKSISSMISSLIKYLSKSTKERTI, encoded by the coding sequence ATGAAAGTTAATACATTTGAAGAGCTGGATATATATAAGAGGGCAAGAGAGTTAACTAAGGAGATATATACTTTGACCAAGTATAAGGAGTTTTCCAGAGATTACGGACTTAAGGACCAGATACAAAGATCTGCTGTATCAATTATGTCTAATATTGCAGAAGGTTTTGAAAGAAAATCTAATATAGAATTTATGCGTTTCCTTTTTATTGCAAAAGATTCATGCGCGGAAGTAAGAGCACAGCTGACCGTTGCCTTAGACCAGCAATATACAGATAATACCGTCTATGCAAATCTTTATGCCGACTGCAAAAGCATCAGTTCTATGATAAGCAGTCTAATTAAATATCTTTCAAAATCCACAAAAGAAAGGACAATATGA
- a CDS encoding repressor LexA: MPNITQAQKKILEAVQKSTNNHGRPPTLRELCTKTGLKSTWTIRYHLKKLEEAGLLSLKENLSRGITLLRQSTGGIPLVGKISAGKPIEAIENIEDTIDMSYLFSNVDNIFALKIKGDSMINAGIFDGDIVFVKKQATAINGDIVAAIINNEATVKRFVKTSAGVKLTAENPKYEPIISKNIKIAGKVVGIIRKYG, translated from the coding sequence ATGCCCAATATAACACAAGCACAAAAGAAAATACTGGAAGCAGTACAAAAGTCGACGAACAATCACGGCCGTCCTCCCACTCTCCGGGAGCTCTGCACAAAAACCGGCCTAAAATCCACCTGGACGATACGCTATCACTTGAAAAAACTTGAAGAGGCAGGGCTTCTTTCTTTAAAAGAAAACCTATCCCGAGGGATCACTCTTTTAAGGCAAAGTACCGGCGGTATACCCCTCGTCGGAAAGATCAGCGCGGGCAAACCTATAGAAGCAATTGAAAATATTGAAGACACGATAGATATGAGTTATCTTTTTTCTAACGTTGACAACATTTTTGCCTTGAAAATAAAAGGCGACAGCATGATAAACGCAGGCATCTTTGACGGAGATATTGTCTTTGTAAAAAAACAGGCAACCGCAATAAACGGAGATATAGTAGCGGCTATAATTAATAACGAAGCCACCGTAAAAAGATTCGTTAAAACCTCCGCCGGCGTTAAATTAACCGCAGAAAACCCGAAGTATGAACCAATTATTTCTAAAAATATAAAAATAGCGGGGAAGGTTGTAGGAATTATCCGAAAATACGGATAA